The Caldicoprobacter guelmensis genome includes a region encoding these proteins:
- the thiC gene encoding phosphomethylpyrimidine synthase ThiC, translating to MEYATQMDAAKKGIITREMEIVAQKEGKTANEIMELIACGKVVIPANKNHKSLNPEGIGQGLRTKINVNIGISRDCFDFNAEIEKAKKAIELKAESIMDLSSYGKTRQFRQKLIEISPVMIGTVPIYDAVGYYDKDIGDITAQEFIDIVEMHAQDGVDFMTIHAGVNRDTVRRFKNNPRLTNIVSRGGAIIFSWMQLTGNENPFYEYFDDVLDIFAKYDVTISLGDAFRPGSIHDSTDASQIEELIVLGELTKRAWEKNVQVMIEGPGHMPLNEIAANVLLAKKLCHGAPFYVLGPIVTDIAPGYDHITSAIGGAIAAASGADFLCYVTPAEHLRLPTLEDMKEGIIAAKIAAHAADIAKGIKGAKEWDDKMSQARRNLDWKGMFELAIDSERPRRYRLESTPEYEDTCTMCGKMCAVRNMNRILKGEDVTLI from the coding sequence ATGGAATATGCCACACAAATGGATGCTGCCAAAAAGGGCATCATCACAAGAGAGATGGAAATAGTAGCACAAAAGGAAGGAAAAACTGCCAATGAGATAATGGAACTAATAGCCTGCGGCAAGGTGGTAATTCCCGCCAATAAAAACCACAAAAGCCTCAACCCTGAAGGCATAGGCCAAGGTCTGCGCACAAAGATAAACGTCAACATCGGTATTTCCCGTGACTGTTTCGATTTTAATGCTGAAATTGAAAAGGCAAAAAAGGCCATAGAGCTTAAAGCCGAATCCATCATGGATTTAAGCTCCTACGGCAAAACGCGGCAGTTCAGGCAAAAGCTTATAGAGATCTCCCCCGTCATGATAGGCACGGTACCCATATACGATGCTGTAGGATATTATGACAAGGACATAGGCGATATAACGGCGCAGGAATTTATAGACATAGTGGAAATGCACGCCCAAGACGGCGTGGATTTCATGACCATACATGCAGGAGTAAACAGGGACACCGTGCGCCGCTTTAAAAACAATCCCCGTCTCACCAACATCGTCTCCCGAGGCGGAGCCATCATATTCTCGTGGATGCAGCTTACCGGCAACGAAAACCCTTTTTATGAATACTTTGACGATGTACTTGACATATTTGCAAAATACGACGTGACCATAAGCCTGGGAGATGCCTTCAGACCCGGAAGCATACACGATTCCACCGACGCATCACAAATAGAGGAACTGATAGTTCTTGGTGAGCTGACAAAGAGAGCGTGGGAAAAGAACGTCCAGGTCATGATAGAAGGTCCTGGTCACATGCCTTTAAACGAGATTGCCGCCAATGTCCTGCTGGCCAAAAAGCTGTGTCATGGTGCGCCGTTCTATGTACTGGGTCCCATAGTGACTGACATAGCGCCGGGATATGACCACATCACCAGTGCCATAGGTGGAGCCATAGCCGCAGCCAGCGGTGCAGACTTTCTGTGTTACGTAACCCCTGCGGAACACCTAAGGTTGCCAACACTTGAGGATATGAAAGAAGGCATCATAGCTGCAAAGATAGCAGCCCATGCTGCCGACATCGCCAAGGGCATAAAGGGCGCAAAGGAATGGGACGATAAGATGAGCCAGGCGCGTCGAAATCTAGACTGGAAAGGTATGTTTGAATTAGCTATAGACAGCGAAAGACCTAGAAGATACCGTTTGGAATCAACACCTGAGTATGAAGACACTTGTACCATGTGCGGCAAGATGTGCGCCGTACGAAACATGAACAGGATATTAAAAGGAGAGGACGTAACATTGATTTAA
- a CDS encoding type III pantothenate kinase gives MLLVMDIGNTNIVVGVYNGKKLLGHWRLASDRDKSADEFGMIILNLLQYNGLSSKEINAIAISSVVPPMMFAIEEMCRKYFNIKPLVVGPGIKTGINIRYENPKEVGADRIVNAVAAYELYGGPIIVVDFGTATTFCAISDKGEYLGGCIAPGITISTEALYQRTAKLPKVELVKPPQVICKNTISSIQAGIIYGYVGQVDYIVRRMKKELGREDAKVIATGGLAHIIAEESETIEEIAPLLTLEGLRIIYERNL, from the coding sequence ATGCTTTTGGTAATGGACATAGGGAACACTAATATTGTGGTGGGCGTGTACAATGGTAAGAAGTTGCTTGGTCACTGGAGGTTGGCTTCGGATAGGGATAAGTCTGCCGATGAGTTTGGCATGATAATATTAAACTTATTGCAGTACAATGGCCTTTCTTCAAAGGAAATTAATGCCATTGCCATTTCTTCGGTGGTGCCTCCAATGATGTTTGCTATAGAGGAGATGTGCCGTAAGTATTTTAATATAAAACCTTTGGTAGTAGGCCCGGGGATAAAGACGGGAATTAATATCCGCTACGAGAATCCCAAAGAGGTAGGGGCAGACAGGATTGTAAATGCCGTGGCGGCCTACGAGCTATACGGTGGGCCCATTATAGTGGTGGATTTTGGCACGGCCACAACCTTTTGTGCCATTTCTGATAAAGGCGAGTACCTGGGAGGGTGCATCGCACCGGGTATCACCATCTCCACCGAGGCCCTGTACCAAAGGACGGCCAAGCTGCCCAAGGTTGAGCTTGTCAAGCCACCGCAGGTCATATGTAAGAATACCATAAGCAGCATACAGGCCGGTATAATATACGGCTACGTGGGGCAGGTGGACTATATCGTAAGGCGGATGAAGAAGGAGCTGGGGCGTGAGGATGCAAAGGTGATCGCCACCGGAGGTTTGGCTCACATCATAGCCGAGGAATCCGAGACCATAGAGGAAATTGCACCTTTGCTCACTCTTGAAGGATTGAGGATCATATACGAGAGGAACCTGTGA
- a CDS encoding ECF transporter S component: MKFTTRRLVVTGMLAAISIILGLTPIGFIPLPFSPTRATIMHIPVIIGSIVEGPLVGLIIGLIFGGFSMYQAATMASSPVQFVFLDPLVAIVPRMLIAITAYYTYKGIKVVLKKDSKAVVAGMVAAAVGTLTNTVGVLLTIYLRHGVEFAEKLNVAPEAVGGVLMGIAVTHGIPEIIVAVVIVTAVLQALQRIYRKVY; the protein is encoded by the coding sequence ATGAAGTTCACTACCCGCAGGCTAGTTGTTACAGGTATGCTGGCCGCAATATCCATCATTTTGGGACTTACACCTATCGGTTTTATTCCCCTTCCCTTCAGCCCTACCAGGGCCACCATCATGCACATCCCCGTCATTATCGGTTCAATTGTAGAAGGCCCCCTCGTTGGCCTTATAATAGGCCTGATATTTGGCGGATTTAGCATGTACCAGGCCGCTACTATGGCTTCTAGTCCCGTACAGTTTGTGTTTTTGGACCCATTGGTAGCTATCGTGCCGCGCATGCTGATTGCCATCACCGCTTATTATACTTACAAAGGCATTAAGGTGGTGTTAAAGAAAGATTCTAAGGCTGTAGTGGCGGGTATGGTGGCAGCAGCGGTGGGGACGCTTACCAATACGGTGGGGGTGCTGCTCACAATCTATCTAAGGCACGGGGTGGAATTTGCGGAAAAGCTCAATGTGGCGCCCGAGGCAGTTGGCGGGGTATTAATGGGGATTGCGGTGACTCACGGCATTCCGGAAATTATTGTAGCAGTAGTCATTGTGACTGCGGTGCTGCAGGCCTTGCAGCGGATTTACAGGAAAGTGTATTGA
- a CDS encoding DUF3343 domain-containing protein, with product MSYIEEYGLIALSSRQHAIHLSDILKTAGCPVQLVSTPREISLGCGLSIKFPINLTPKIMQVYERYQYPVTGFYHIKRRGNRMQIVRIAH from the coding sequence ATGAGCTATATAGAGGAGTATGGGCTTATAGCCTTAAGCTCAAGGCAGCATGCCATTCACCTGAGCGATATATTAAAAACAGCCGGTTGTCCGGTTCAACTGGTATCAACTCCAAGGGAGATATCGTTAGGTTGTGGTTTATCTATCAAGTTTCCAATAAATTTGACGCCTAAGATTATGCAGGTATATGAGAGATACCAATATCCAGTTACAGGGTTTTATCACATCAAACGCAGGGGAAATAGAATGCAAATAGTGAGGATTGCTCATTGA
- a CDS encoding VanZ family protein — MLKVNVFVLVGFLVYFFYMFINFKKFSLSYHMILFTFLVYTFVLIGITLFPIPIQPQAIEMLREIHITNNYIPFKSIIGNIVEATHWIVWFKMIIGNVLLFMPLGFYLPLIVKKHMNARKVIIIGFCVSLCIEVMQMFISLLINCRYKAFDVDDLLLNTAGTVLGFIIFKLLYYVLHDCLKWDISRYIEFKKS, encoded by the coding sequence ATGCTGAAAGTTAATGTGTTTGTTTTAGTTGGATTTTTGGTATATTTCTTTTATATGTTTATAAATTTTAAAAAGTTCTCATTAAGTTATCATATGATTTTGTTTACTTTTCTAGTTTACACATTTGTGTTAATTGGAATCACTCTTTTTCCAATACCCATACAACCCCAAGCAATAGAAATGTTAAGAGAAATTCATATTACAAATAATTATATACCCTTTAAATCGATAATTGGTAATATAGTTGAAGCTACTCATTGGATTGTATGGTTTAAAATGATAATTGGAAACGTACTGCTGTTTATGCCTCTAGGCTTTTATCTACCTCTTATAGTAAAAAAACATATGAATGCTCGGAAGGTGATTATTATTGGATTTTGTGTTTCACTTTGTATTGAAGTAATGCAGATGTTTATATCTTTATTAATTAACTGCAGATATAAAGCATTTGATGTTGATGATTTGCTTTTGAACACTGCAGGAACTGTTCTCGGTTTTATAATTTTTAAATTATTATACTATGTATTGCATGACTGTTTGAAATGGGATATAAGCAGGTATATTGAGTTCAAAAAGAGTTAG